One window of the Runella slithyformis DSM 19594 genome contains the following:
- a CDS encoding FAD-dependent oxidoreductase: MKKRFFLLLTGISSFFAPAMAQTYDICVYGGTSAGVIAAYTARKAGKTVVLIEPGKHLGGLSSGGLGQTDIGNKYAITGIARQFYRQIGQHYGKFEQWTFEPHVAENLFNDYVKRGNVPVWLEYRLVSATKKDGRIQEISVEPSGRPGQNLRTVKAKMFLDCTYEGDLMAKAGVSYIVGREANSQYNETWNGVQMLDKHQFPEGVDPYRIPGDPSSGLLWGISTAALAPNGSGDKLLQTYNFRLCLTKDPANRIPITRPARYDSTKYELLLRQVALEKPAHINWGVMHIADMPNSKTDINNKGGFSTDMIGMNHAYAEADYDTRKKIIKDHEDYTKGFLYFVGHDPRMPEHLRRQMLEWGYPKDEYLDNDHFSHQLYVREARRLVGDYVMTQLNCEGKEVVKDGIGLAAYTMDSHNCQRIIIKNPKTGKMEVRNEGDVQVGGFPPYPISYRSLIPKKADCENLLVPVCLSATHIAYGSIRMEPVFMALAQASAVAAGIAIDTRKSVQEIDVRTLQHTLLTNPLMDGSQAEILLDNDVTPANITTKGTWQIIKTGGKYAATQLVNHSKGKEQSSVRFTPEVLKAGAYDIYVYNPSPTGGGGNPGEAADQAKARKTTVSVKTATGTEQVAIASQTQVNDWIKLGTYQLAKGNANFVEITNQNADGAVVADAVLFVPKR; the protein is encoded by the coding sequence ATGAAAAAACGCTTTTTTCTTCTCTTAACCGGAATCAGTTCTTTTTTTGCACCGGCAATGGCGCAAACCTATGATATATGCGTCTATGGAGGTACGTCCGCGGGGGTCATTGCGGCATATACCGCCCGGAAAGCCGGCAAAACGGTGGTGCTTATTGAGCCCGGCAAACACTTGGGCGGATTAAGTTCGGGGGGGCTGGGACAAACGGATATCGGGAATAAATATGCGATAACGGGCATTGCCCGACAGTTTTATCGTCAAATCGGGCAGCATTACGGTAAGTTTGAACAATGGACATTTGAGCCGCACGTAGCTGAAAATCTCTTTAACGACTACGTAAAAAGAGGAAATGTTCCGGTTTGGCTGGAGTATCGTCTGGTATCGGCGACAAAGAAAGACGGCAGAATTCAGGAGATCAGCGTTGAGCCTTCCGGCCGGCCCGGTCAGAACCTTCGAACGGTAAAGGCCAAAATGTTTCTTGACTGTACCTACGAAGGAGATTTAATGGCCAAAGCAGGGGTAAGTTATATCGTGGGCCGGGAGGCCAACAGCCAATACAATGAGACATGGAATGGCGTTCAGATGCTTGACAAACACCAGTTTCCCGAGGGAGTAGACCCTTACAGAATCCCCGGCGACCCCTCAAGCGGCTTGTTGTGGGGAATATCAACGGCGGCGTTAGCGCCCAACGGCTCGGGTGATAAGCTCCTGCAAACCTATAATTTCCGACTGTGTTTGACCAAAGATCCCGCCAACCGGATTCCGATCACACGCCCGGCACGCTATGATTCGACCAAATATGAATTATTGCTGCGACAAGTGGCCCTTGAAAAACCGGCGCATATCAACTGGGGCGTCATGCACATTGCAGATATGCCCAATTCAAAGACCGACATCAACAATAAAGGCGGATTTTCGACCGACATGATCGGAATGAACCACGCCTATGCAGAAGCGGATTATGATACCCGTAAAAAAATCATTAAAGACCACGAAGATTACACAAAAGGCTTTTTGTACTTTGTGGGTCACGACCCGCGAATGCCCGAGCACCTGCGCCGGCAAATGCTGGAGTGGGGTTATCCCAAAGACGAATACCTTGACAATGACCATTTCAGCCATCAATTATATGTACGCGAAGCACGGCGTTTGGTGGGAGACTATGTAATGACCCAGCTCAATTGCGAAGGCAAAGAAGTGGTCAAAGACGGTATAGGATTAGCCGCTTATACGATGGACTCTCATAATTGTCAGCGAATTATTATTAAAAACCCCAAAACGGGTAAAATGGAGGTCCGTAACGAAGGAGATGTGCAGGTTGGTGGCTTTCCCCCCTACCCTATCAGTTACCGATCATTGATTCCCAAAAAAGCCGATTGTGAAAACCTTTTGGTTCCCGTTTGCCTTTCGGCAACCCACATCGCATACGGATCCATTCGGATGGAGCCCGTTTTTATGGCGTTGGCGCAGGCCTCGGCTGTAGCAGCCGGCATCGCCATTGACACCCGGAAATCGGTGCAGGAAATTGACGTAAGAACTCTCCAACATACATTGTTGACGAATCCATTGATGGATGGAAGTCAGGCCGAGATTTTATTGGATAATGACGTTACTCCGGCTAACATTACAACAAAAGGCACTTGGCAAATAATCAAAACAGGCGGTAAATACGCTGCTACCCAACTGGTGAATCACTCCAAAGGCAAGGAACAAAGCAGTGTACGGTTTACCCCGGAGGTGCTGAAAGCCGGCGCGTATGACATATATGTCTACAACCCAAGCCCAACGGGAGGCGGCGGAAATCCGGGCGAAGCTGCCGATCAGGCTAAAGCCCGAAAAACAACCGTCAGCGTAAAAACCGCCACCGGGACCGAACAGGTGGCGATCGCCTCTCAAACGCAGGTCAATGACTGGATAAAGTTGGGAACCTATCAACTCGCGAAAGGAAACGCGAACTTTGTGGAAATCACCAACCAAAATGCCGATGGTGCTGTCGTGGCAGATGCGGTTTTATTTGTTCCCAAAAGATAA